The genomic segment AGTCGACGGGAGATTGGAGGGAACCTCGTCGTGCTTGTTTAGTAATCCGAAACAGGCTTTTGTCATTTTCAAGGGAATGAACTACTCCCGCCATTTACTCACTGTGGGTcagaaagaaaaaaagtAAATACGGATCCAAGGCTTTGCGTCACTTGGCTACTCTTGAATTTGCCCCTGGCAACCAAATAAAAACTATAGCAATGAGGTCATCGTGTCCACAGGAGGGTCGTGTGTACGGTTGAGGTGTAGCGATAGTCGAACTTCAGAGATATAATCATGGCAACACTTATGCAAGTCATCAGGCTGTTGTATTGAATAAATCAGTAAGGAAAGCCCTCCAAAGCATACACGTTCGTGTGCTTTACAACCTGCCTATGCGTTTTGCAAAAGAATTTATGTTGGTTGATAGTCAAAACTCTCCTTAACACTGTCCCTGTCTGATGTCCGCCTGATTCCCAAAACACTAGCCGTTAACAAATGGAACAATGCAAATCCGTCCATGCCCGCCTATGTGTGAAATCATACATGCATCCCCAGGCGTCAACCATAAAGAACAGTTTACGACCTAGGCTTCTCCCTATAATGGAAGTCAGCACGGCTCCACAGAATAATTCAGTCCAActcacttcttctccttccagagagcaagaagaccGACACCAGCAACCTTGACGACCTTGAATCGGACACCAGGAATATCACCCTTGGCCTTTCCTCGTCGACCGAAACCGGAGATGAGGACCTCGTCGTTCTCGTCGGTCTGCATAACATTAGCAGACAGACAGTGGAAAAAGGTAATGGCAACTGACGAAGTTCAAACAACCGTCGTTGGGAACGAAAGCGGTGACCTTCTTGCCGTTCTTGATGAGCTGAACTCGAACACACTTTCGGATAGCAGAGTTGGGCTGCTTGGCCTCAACACCGACCTGATCACAGAAGTTAGTATCGTTCCCTTAAAATTCTCCATTCgcctctcatcttcaagtTCTCATGTTCTTGCCAATCTCCTGATGCTCCTTACATCCTCGCATGTTCCTTCCTGGTCGTCTACTCACCTTCTCCAAGACGATACCCTTGGCGTGGGAAGAACCACCGGTGGGGGAGGTCTTGTAGAACTTGCCGAGAGCTCGCTTCTTGTAGTTCTTGTCGGCCCATCGGTTCTCCCTTCGAGAAGTACGGAGCTTTCGAGCGGCCTGCAGACCCCTAGGCTTGTTGCTACCCATTGTGGATGATGTCTTAAATTAAACTTGGTGGATGAAAAAAGGAGCGCTAAAAGTGGACTGCTAAAGCAAAGATCTGCCGACTGACGGTGAGCGATGGGGGCGGCGGAGGAAATCGGTGTTAGCAAACAGCAAGGGTGATGTGGCACTCATTGTGCATTCGCGGTTTCACTGATCTGATCCTTAACGCCGATGAAAGCGGAAAGAATTATTGATGACATGGAACTTTTGTTCATTTGATATCGGCGATGTCCGTCGCATGTctttattattatttagTATTTGTTTTTAATTGTATATAATATCATCATGGAAACCCGGTTTCCCATGTGTTTGCCATGGTAGCGGACGATCAAGCAGTAAATTCTTTTCCACCCCCTCTCGATCTTCCACACACTGCTCAGGCAGAGCTGTTCTCACACACGAGAATGAGTTTTGGCAGTCCTGTCTCTTCTGTCTCTTCTGCCGCTGTAACCACCGTGGGACGAAAGATCGTGCTTCCTGTCTTCTGTCGGAAGCTGCGACACTGTCTCAAGAATCCCTTGAGTATTGCCTTCAATTATTCTGTTCCTCTTTAATATCGCATAAAAAGCTTTCGTTCATCGAGATAAGCAAATCTGGACAACTCTCAAAAGCCTCATCGGATTTATTTAATGTCTCTTCGACCACTCAATATCAGACTGTCGTTTTCGCAAccatctttccatcctgtccttcatctcaCATTCAACGCACCTTCATTTTCAGTTTTAGACGATGCGTCAAACTCTGTGACAGAGAAAATAAAATCCTGCGAGCCTGTAGCCCATTTGGAAATTGCGCTTCCAGATGCTCTGTTTGTCGATCCTGATGAGCTTAACGGGAAATGGCCGctatcttcctcgtcaGAGCCCGCGATGCATCAAGCATCTGGAAATAATTGGGAGGTCTCTGATTGGAAGTTAGATCCTCCTTCAGTGGACATTGAGCGACCATCATTCGGACGCCCAGCGTTGCTCCATACACTCTACCTATCAATGCGACCACAGGCATTCTTCGAAGAACGCGACATCAAAAGTGaagtggagatggaaatACCGCTGCACGCAAGATACTTGGCTCCAAGTgatgaagggaaaagaacATTATTGTTTCTAGGGGATGACGGGAGTGAAATACGTTCGGGATGGACATGTGCATCGGAGTTGACTCAAGGTAAGTTCAGTTTCTAATTCCGTCTTGCAAATCGTAATGTTGAACT from the Cryptococcus decagattii chromosome 4, complete sequence genome contains:
- a CDS encoding 40S ribosomal protein S23; the protein is MGSNKPRGLQAARKLRTSRRENRWADKNYKKRALGKFYKTSPTGGSSHAKGIVLEKVGVEAKQPNSAIRKCVRVQLIKNGKKVTAFVPNDGCLNFTDENDEVLISGFGRRGKAKGDIPGVRFKVVKVAGVGLLALWKEKKEKPRS